A stretch of the Phyllopteryx taeniolatus isolate TA_2022b chromosome 5, UOR_Ptae_1.2, whole genome shotgun sequence genome encodes the following:
- the LOC133478320 gene encoding uncharacterized protein LOC133478320 isoform X6: MAAAHQSEGDSFSDEDVSRLYCKVFRDACSVDEVRVAVKKFSEDDSEWSCIGERILDGLIEMKKMKEKKEKRDREKLDCVQSYWELPLLNAGHLDALHLNNNTSPVANASALKCAHQPTQRRTRAEEDMRGVRRLQKAARQSWARLVTEGVQSILACLWPVQSPGVRGEAWGYVSYSDILLLNEVKYDLVTRLLCADMLQEHHSVHVWEALTPWQRENEEFWLEEFADEALASDDMIALAELPGAFTRYSACPESREECFTAVSLLYKLNACRRQEREDLTALVERLDKASLRLLCLYIRSATLRAQREKTALSAYLAVRQSWDAWPRVHSPCREEQAAALLRSDDDVQEHMTDFNSQSSKQALLQLLVLTQQQERTQLVRLIHGVTLEDVRKPAPTDSPKTSCIKKLQQICSSSKNQPRCDISGPPTEWSQGQLERGALCLLTHLLEIQERQTSSFLSALLDENEHPQVLRPEYQPKLQAEHLHSNLLQLLNPDAPDSNLSSREQVPHQSCTSGPAEAQNLIAGPRGSQTVADAISTQLGGVQAEDVPDKQGVCAGCGMTLGGLPYLEILCVPDTLSKTDGKGGQDDEEQDGETKKRNCEEQDLLIPLAWSTQLEDNTGHEGAPAHAVDDQMQPCGEGATAKHTLGASREEELSKPQPAEQHCGPQELHLEEGADKENGLHTNLVRGQQALLDSLDVNTTDEDRDMAKDLRAPEPTAQATGHCSINESKATKEGVRAMEPVSAVEREKTMRKLVDVHRRVERKQQRNRERQQLRVQERLSIIQSRKADEDLFGPKNTDRMRYLSKDLPQEDKSRQKTLVREQLEQLRRERSFIMQCRRKRNTAGFRELLAPVNLQSREPEDMLDQNTGIQ, from the exons agagacagagagaaactTGATTGCGTTCAGTCATACTGGGAACTCCCGCTGCTCAATGCGGGACATCTGGACGCGCTGCACCTAAACAACAACACTTCACCTGTCGCTAATGCTTCTGCGCTCAAGTGCGCACACCAACCCACACAG AGGAGGACACGGGCGGAAGAAGACATGAGAGGAGTGCGGCGTCTCCAAAAGGCAGCCAGACAGAGCTGGGCCAG acTTGTGACAGAAGGTGTGCAAAGCATACTGGCCTGTCTGTGGCCGGTTCAAAGCCCAGGGGTCAGAGGTGAAGCTTGGGGCTACGTGTCCTATTCAGACATCCTCCTCTTGAACGAAGTCAAGTACGATTTGGTGACTCGTTTGCTTTGCGCTGATATGCTGCAGGAGCACCACA gtgtgcatgtgtgggagGCTCTGACACCATGGCAACGTGAAAATGAAGAGTTTTGGCTTGAGGAGTTCGCAGACGAAGCTTTGGCGTCCGACGACATGATCGCTTTGGCTGAGCTGCCGGGAGCGTTTACTAGATACAG CGCTTGTCCTGAGTCCAGAGAAGAATGCTTCACAGCAGTTTCTCTCTTGTACAAATTAAACGCTTGTCGTCGACAAGAGAGGGAAGACCTAACAGCCTTAGTTGAGAG GCTGGACAAGGCGAGCCTCAGACTGTTGTGTTTGTACATTCGATCAGCAACACTCAGAGCTCAAAGAGAAAAAACGGCTTTGAGTGCATATTTGGCAGTCAGACAATCCTGGGACGCGTG GCCGCGTGTTCACAGTCCATGCAGAGAAGAGCAGGCTGCCGCATTACTACGCAGTGATGACGACGTGCAAGAACACATGACAGACTTCAACTCGCAGTCATCAAAGCAG GCATTACTACAGTTGCTAGTGCTGACTCAGCAGCAGGAGAGGACGCAGCTGGTCCGCCTGATACATGGAGTCACTTTGGAGGATGTACGAAAGCCAGCTCCCACAGACTCTCCTAAAACAA GTTGTATAAAGAAGCTGCAACAAATCTGCTCCTCCAGTAAGAATCAACCCCGGTGTGACATCAGCGGACCCCCAACAGAGTGGTCCCAGGGCCAGCTGGAACGAGGTGCCTTGTGTCTCTTGACGCATCTCCTGGAGATCCAGGAGAGGCAAACATCCTCATTCCTTTCGGCACTGTTGGACGAG AATGAGCATCCCCAAGTGCTGAGACCTGAGTACCAACCCAAACTCCAAGCGGAGCACCTGCACTCCAACCTGCTCCAACTCCTCAATCCAGATGCCCCTGATTCCAATTTGAGCAGTCGGGAGCAAGTTCCACATCAGTCCTGCACTAGTGGACCTGCGGAGGCCCAGAACCTCATTGCCGGACCACGTGGCTCTCAGACAGTAGCCGACGCAATTAGCACACAACTCGGTGGAGTCCAAGCTGAGGATGTACCTGATAAACAGGGTGTCTGCGCAG gCTGTGGCATGACACTGGGGGGTCTGCCCTATTTGGAGATCTTATGTGTTCCAGATACACTGAGTAAAACCGATGGCAAAGGGGGACAGGATGATGAGGAACAGGACGGCGAGACAAAGAAGCGCAACTGCGAGGAACAGGACTTGCTGATCCCTCTGGCTTGGAGCACACAGCTTGAGGACAACACAGGTCACGAGGGGGCACCTGCACATGCTGTTGATGACCAAATGCAGCCCTGTGGCGAGGGCGCCACAGCCAAACACACACTTGGCGCAAGCCGTGAAGAAGAGTTGAGCAAGCCTCAACCTGCAGAGCAACACTGCGGCCCACAGGAG CTCCACTTGGAAGAGGGGGCAGATAAAGAAAATGGCCTGCACACAAACCTGGTGCGTGGACAGCAGGCCTTGCTTGACTCTCTGGATGTGAACACAACTGACGAGGACAGAGACATGGCGAAGGATCTTAGAGCTCCTGAGCCCACCGCGCAGGCTACA GGCCACTGCAGCATAAATGAGAGTAAGGCAACAAAGGAGGGCGTCCGAGCAATGGAACCAGTGTCTGCAGTGGAGAGAGAAAAGACCATGCGTAAATTGGTGGATGTGCATCGCCGGGTGGAAAGGAAGCAGCAGAGGAACCGAGAGAGACAGCAGCTGAGG GTCCAGGAACGTCTGTCCATCATCCAGAGCAGAAAGGCAGATGAGGATTTATTTGGGCCGAAGAACACAGACAGGATGAGATACCTCAGTAAAGACCTACCACAA GAAGACAAGAGTCGGCAGAAGACGCTGGTCAGAGAACAACTGGAGCAGCTCAGAAGGGAACGGTCTTTTATCATGCAGTGCAGAAGAAAGAG AAACACTGCAGGCTTCAGGGAACTCCTGGCTCCAGTGAATCTCCAAAGCAGAGAACCAGAAGACATGCTGGACCAAAACACTGGCATCCAATGA
- the LOC133478320 gene encoding uncharacterized protein LOC133478320 isoform X2 gives MAAAHQSEGDSFSDEDVSRLYCKVFRDACSVDEVRVAVKKFSEDDSEWSCIGERILDGLIEMKKMKEKKEKRDREKLDCVQSYWELPLLNAGHLDALHLNNNTSPVANASALKCAHQPTQRRTRAEEDMRGVRRLQKAARQSWARLVTEGVQSILACLWPVQSPGVRGEAWGYVSYSDILLLNEVKYDLVTRLLCADMLQEHHSVHVWEALTPWQRENEEFWLEEFADEALASDDMIALAELPGAFTRYSACPESREECFTAVSLLYKLNACRRQEREDLTALVERLDKASLRLLCLYIRSATLRAQREKTALSAYLAVRQSWDAWPRVHSPCREEQAAALLRSDDDVQEHMTDFNSQSSKQALLQLLVLTQQQERTQLVRLIHGVTLEDVRKPAPTDSPKTSCIKKLQQICSSSKNQPRCDISGPPTEWSQGQLERGALCLLTHLLEIQERQTSSFLSALLDENEHPQVLRPEYQPKLQAEHLHSNLLQLLNPDAPDSNLSSREQVPHQSCTSGPAEAQNLIAGPRGSQTVADAISTQLGGVQAEDVPDKQGVCAGCGMTLGGLPYLEILCVPDTLSKTDGKGGQDDEEQDGETKKRNCEEQDLLIPLAWSTQLEDNTGHEGAPAHAVDDQMQPCGEGATAKHTLGASREEELSKPQPAEQHCGPQELHLEEGADKENGLHTNLVRGQQALLDSLDVNTTDEDRDMAKDLRAPEPTAQATGHCSINESKATKEGVRAMEPVSAVEREKTMRKLVDVHRRVERKQQRNRERQQLRVQERLSIIQSRKADEDLFGPKNTDRMRYLRRQESAEDAGQRTTGAAQKGTVFYHAVQKKEVKLQDQAKVVRYSEQLVRASCLTVLRTGVQILAPPVWSLHVLPMPAWVPSHIPKTCVHVPCDWLATSSGCTPPPAR, from the exons agagacagagagaaactTGATTGCGTTCAGTCATACTGGGAACTCCCGCTGCTCAATGCGGGACATCTGGACGCGCTGCACCTAAACAACAACACTTCACCTGTCGCTAATGCTTCTGCGCTCAAGTGCGCACACCAACCCACACAG AGGAGGACACGGGCGGAAGAAGACATGAGAGGAGTGCGGCGTCTCCAAAAGGCAGCCAGACAGAGCTGGGCCAG acTTGTGACAGAAGGTGTGCAAAGCATACTGGCCTGTCTGTGGCCGGTTCAAAGCCCAGGGGTCAGAGGTGAAGCTTGGGGCTACGTGTCCTATTCAGACATCCTCCTCTTGAACGAAGTCAAGTACGATTTGGTGACTCGTTTGCTTTGCGCTGATATGCTGCAGGAGCACCACA gtgtgcatgtgtgggagGCTCTGACACCATGGCAACGTGAAAATGAAGAGTTTTGGCTTGAGGAGTTCGCAGACGAAGCTTTGGCGTCCGACGACATGATCGCTTTGGCTGAGCTGCCGGGAGCGTTTACTAGATACAG CGCTTGTCCTGAGTCCAGAGAAGAATGCTTCACAGCAGTTTCTCTCTTGTACAAATTAAACGCTTGTCGTCGACAAGAGAGGGAAGACCTAACAGCCTTAGTTGAGAG GCTGGACAAGGCGAGCCTCAGACTGTTGTGTTTGTACATTCGATCAGCAACACTCAGAGCTCAAAGAGAAAAAACGGCTTTGAGTGCATATTTGGCAGTCAGACAATCCTGGGACGCGTG GCCGCGTGTTCACAGTCCATGCAGAGAAGAGCAGGCTGCCGCATTACTACGCAGTGATGACGACGTGCAAGAACACATGACAGACTTCAACTCGCAGTCATCAAAGCAG GCATTACTACAGTTGCTAGTGCTGACTCAGCAGCAGGAGAGGACGCAGCTGGTCCGCCTGATACATGGAGTCACTTTGGAGGATGTACGAAAGCCAGCTCCCACAGACTCTCCTAAAACAA GTTGTATAAAGAAGCTGCAACAAATCTGCTCCTCCAGTAAGAATCAACCCCGGTGTGACATCAGCGGACCCCCAACAGAGTGGTCCCAGGGCCAGCTGGAACGAGGTGCCTTGTGTCTCTTGACGCATCTCCTGGAGATCCAGGAGAGGCAAACATCCTCATTCCTTTCGGCACTGTTGGACGAG AATGAGCATCCCCAAGTGCTGAGACCTGAGTACCAACCCAAACTCCAAGCGGAGCACCTGCACTCCAACCTGCTCCAACTCCTCAATCCAGATGCCCCTGATTCCAATTTGAGCAGTCGGGAGCAAGTTCCACATCAGTCCTGCACTAGTGGACCTGCGGAGGCCCAGAACCTCATTGCCGGACCACGTGGCTCTCAGACAGTAGCCGACGCAATTAGCACACAACTCGGTGGAGTCCAAGCTGAGGATGTACCTGATAAACAGGGTGTCTGCGCAG gCTGTGGCATGACACTGGGGGGTCTGCCCTATTTGGAGATCTTATGTGTTCCAGATACACTGAGTAAAACCGATGGCAAAGGGGGACAGGATGATGAGGAACAGGACGGCGAGACAAAGAAGCGCAACTGCGAGGAACAGGACTTGCTGATCCCTCTGGCTTGGAGCACACAGCTTGAGGACAACACAGGTCACGAGGGGGCACCTGCACATGCTGTTGATGACCAAATGCAGCCCTGTGGCGAGGGCGCCACAGCCAAACACACACTTGGCGCAAGCCGTGAAGAAGAGTTGAGCAAGCCTCAACCTGCAGAGCAACACTGCGGCCCACAGGAG CTCCACTTGGAAGAGGGGGCAGATAAAGAAAATGGCCTGCACACAAACCTGGTGCGTGGACAGCAGGCCTTGCTTGACTCTCTGGATGTGAACACAACTGACGAGGACAGAGACATGGCGAAGGATCTTAGAGCTCCTGAGCCCACCGCGCAGGCTACA GGCCACTGCAGCATAAATGAGAGTAAGGCAACAAAGGAGGGCGTCCGAGCAATGGAACCAGTGTCTGCAGTGGAGAGAGAAAAGACCATGCGTAAATTGGTGGATGTGCATCGCCGGGTGGAAAGGAAGCAGCAGAGGAACCGAGAGAGACAGCAGCTGAGG GTCCAGGAACGTCTGTCCATCATCCAGAGCAGAAAGGCAGATGAGGATTTATTTGGGCCGAAGAACACAGACAGGATGAGATACCTCA GAAGACAAGAGTCGGCAGAAGACGCTGGTCAGAGAACAACTGGAGCAGCTCAGAAGGGAACGGTCTTTTATCATGCAGTGCAGAAGAAAGAG GTAAAACTTCAGGATCAAGCTAAAGTGGTGCGGTacagtgaacaactggttagagcgtcttgcctcacagttctgaggactggggttcaaatcctggccccgcctgtgtggagtttgcatgttctccccatgcctgcgtgggttccctcccacatcccaaaaacatgcgtg catgtgccctgcgattggctggcgaccagttcagggtgtaccccgcctcctgcccgatga
- the LOC133478320 gene encoding uncharacterized protein LOC133478320 isoform X5 — MAAAHQSEGDSFSDEDVSRLYCKVFRDACSVDEVRVAVKKFSEDDSEWSCIGERILDGLIEMKKMKEKKEKRDREKLDCVQSYWELPLLNAGHLDALHLNNNTSPVANASALKCAHQPTQRRTRAEEDMRGVRRLQKAARQSWARLVTEGVQSILACLWPVQSPGVRGEAWGYVSYSDILLLNEVKYDLVTRLLCADMLQEHHSVHVWEALTPWQRENEEFWLEEFADEALASDDMIALAELPGAFTRYSACPESREECFTAVSLLYKLNACRRQEREDLTALVERLDKASLRLLCLYIRSATLRAQREKTALSAYLAVRQSWDAWPRVHSPCREEQAAALLRSDDDVQEHMTDFNSQSSKQALLQLLVLTQQQERTQLVRLIHGVTLEDVRKPAPTDSPKTSCIKKLQQICSSSKNQPRCDISGPPTEWSQGQLERGALCLLTHLLEIQERQTSSFLSALLDENEHPQVLRPEYQPKLQAEHLHSNLLQLLNPDAPDSNLSSREQVPHQSCTSGPAEAQNLIAGPRGSQTVADAISTQLGGVQAEDVPDKQGVCAGCGMTLGGLPYLEILCVPDTLSKTDGKGGQDDEEQDGETKKRNCEEQDLLIPLAWSTQLEDNTGHEGAPAHAVDDQMQPCGEGATAKHTLGASREEELSKPQPAEQHCGPQELHLEEGADKENGLHTNLVRGQQALLDSLDVNTTDEDRDMAKDLRAPEPTAQATGHCSINESKATKEGVRAMEPVSAVEREKTMRKLVDVHRRVERKQQRNRERQQLRVQERLSIIQSRKADEDLFGPKNTDRMRYLRRQESAEDAGQRTTGAAQKGTVFYHAVQKKEVKLQDQAKVVRYSEQLVRASCLTVLRTGVQILAPPVWSLHVLPMPAWVPSHIPKTCVVG, encoded by the exons agagacagagagaaactTGATTGCGTTCAGTCATACTGGGAACTCCCGCTGCTCAATGCGGGACATCTGGACGCGCTGCACCTAAACAACAACACTTCACCTGTCGCTAATGCTTCTGCGCTCAAGTGCGCACACCAACCCACACAG AGGAGGACACGGGCGGAAGAAGACATGAGAGGAGTGCGGCGTCTCCAAAAGGCAGCCAGACAGAGCTGGGCCAG acTTGTGACAGAAGGTGTGCAAAGCATACTGGCCTGTCTGTGGCCGGTTCAAAGCCCAGGGGTCAGAGGTGAAGCTTGGGGCTACGTGTCCTATTCAGACATCCTCCTCTTGAACGAAGTCAAGTACGATTTGGTGACTCGTTTGCTTTGCGCTGATATGCTGCAGGAGCACCACA gtgtgcatgtgtgggagGCTCTGACACCATGGCAACGTGAAAATGAAGAGTTTTGGCTTGAGGAGTTCGCAGACGAAGCTTTGGCGTCCGACGACATGATCGCTTTGGCTGAGCTGCCGGGAGCGTTTACTAGATACAG CGCTTGTCCTGAGTCCAGAGAAGAATGCTTCACAGCAGTTTCTCTCTTGTACAAATTAAACGCTTGTCGTCGACAAGAGAGGGAAGACCTAACAGCCTTAGTTGAGAG GCTGGACAAGGCGAGCCTCAGACTGTTGTGTTTGTACATTCGATCAGCAACACTCAGAGCTCAAAGAGAAAAAACGGCTTTGAGTGCATATTTGGCAGTCAGACAATCCTGGGACGCGTG GCCGCGTGTTCACAGTCCATGCAGAGAAGAGCAGGCTGCCGCATTACTACGCAGTGATGACGACGTGCAAGAACACATGACAGACTTCAACTCGCAGTCATCAAAGCAG GCATTACTACAGTTGCTAGTGCTGACTCAGCAGCAGGAGAGGACGCAGCTGGTCCGCCTGATACATGGAGTCACTTTGGAGGATGTACGAAAGCCAGCTCCCACAGACTCTCCTAAAACAA GTTGTATAAAGAAGCTGCAACAAATCTGCTCCTCCAGTAAGAATCAACCCCGGTGTGACATCAGCGGACCCCCAACAGAGTGGTCCCAGGGCCAGCTGGAACGAGGTGCCTTGTGTCTCTTGACGCATCTCCTGGAGATCCAGGAGAGGCAAACATCCTCATTCCTTTCGGCACTGTTGGACGAG AATGAGCATCCCCAAGTGCTGAGACCTGAGTACCAACCCAAACTCCAAGCGGAGCACCTGCACTCCAACCTGCTCCAACTCCTCAATCCAGATGCCCCTGATTCCAATTTGAGCAGTCGGGAGCAAGTTCCACATCAGTCCTGCACTAGTGGACCTGCGGAGGCCCAGAACCTCATTGCCGGACCACGTGGCTCTCAGACAGTAGCCGACGCAATTAGCACACAACTCGGTGGAGTCCAAGCTGAGGATGTACCTGATAAACAGGGTGTCTGCGCAG gCTGTGGCATGACACTGGGGGGTCTGCCCTATTTGGAGATCTTATGTGTTCCAGATACACTGAGTAAAACCGATGGCAAAGGGGGACAGGATGATGAGGAACAGGACGGCGAGACAAAGAAGCGCAACTGCGAGGAACAGGACTTGCTGATCCCTCTGGCTTGGAGCACACAGCTTGAGGACAACACAGGTCACGAGGGGGCACCTGCACATGCTGTTGATGACCAAATGCAGCCCTGTGGCGAGGGCGCCACAGCCAAACACACACTTGGCGCAAGCCGTGAAGAAGAGTTGAGCAAGCCTCAACCTGCAGAGCAACACTGCGGCCCACAGGAG CTCCACTTGGAAGAGGGGGCAGATAAAGAAAATGGCCTGCACACAAACCTGGTGCGTGGACAGCAGGCCTTGCTTGACTCTCTGGATGTGAACACAACTGACGAGGACAGAGACATGGCGAAGGATCTTAGAGCTCCTGAGCCCACCGCGCAGGCTACA GGCCACTGCAGCATAAATGAGAGTAAGGCAACAAAGGAGGGCGTCCGAGCAATGGAACCAGTGTCTGCAGTGGAGAGAGAAAAGACCATGCGTAAATTGGTGGATGTGCATCGCCGGGTGGAAAGGAAGCAGCAGAGGAACCGAGAGAGACAGCAGCTGAGG GTCCAGGAACGTCTGTCCATCATCCAGAGCAGAAAGGCAGATGAGGATTTATTTGGGCCGAAGAACACAGACAGGATGAGATACCTCA GAAGACAAGAGTCGGCAGAAGACGCTGGTCAGAGAACAACTGGAGCAGCTCAGAAGGGAACGGTCTTTTATCATGCAGTGCAGAAGAAAGAG GTAAAACTTCAGGATCAAGCTAAAGTGGTGCGGTacagtgaacaactggttagagcgtcttgcctcacagttctgaggactggggttcaaatcctggccccgcctgtgtggagtttgcatgttctccccatgcctgcgtgggttccctcccacatcccaaaaacatgcgtggtaggttaa
- the LOC133478320 gene encoding uncharacterized protein LOC133478320 isoform X7 — MAAAHQSEGDSFSDEDVSRLYCKVFRDACSVDEVRVAVKKFSEDDSEWSCIGERILDGLIEMKKMKEKKEKRDREKLDCVQSYWELPLLNAGHLDALHLNNNTSPVANASALKCAHQPTQRRTRAEEDMRGVRRLQKAARQSWARLVTEGVQSILACLWPVQSPGVRGEAWGYVSYSDILLLNEVKYDLVTRLLCADMLQEHHSVHVWEALTPWQRENEEFWLEEFADEALASDDMIALAELPGAFTRYSACPESREECFTAVSLLYKLNACRRQEREDLTALVERLDKASLRLLCLYIRSATLRAQREKTALSAYLAVRQSWDAWPRVHSPCREEQAAALLRSDDDVQEHMTDFNSQSSKQALLQLLVLTQQQERTQLVRLIHGVTLEDVRKPAPTDSPKTSCIKKLQQICSSSKNQPRCDISGPPTEWSQGQLERGALCLLTHLLEIQERQTSSFLSALLDENEHPQVLRPEYQPKLQAEHLHSNLLQLLNPDAPDSNLSSREQVPHQSCTSGPAEAQNLIAGPRGSQTVADAISTQLGGVQAEDVPDKQGVCAGCGMTLGGLPYLEILCVPDTLSKTDGKGGQDDEEQDGETKKRNCEEQDLLIPLAWSTQLEDNTGHEGAPAHAVDDQMQPCGEGATAKHTLGASREEELSKPQPAEQHCGPQELHLEEGADKENGLHTNLVRGQQALLDSLDVNTTDEDRDMAKDLRAPEPTAQATGHCSINESKATKEGVRAMEPVSAVEREKTMRKLVDVHRRVERKQQRNRERQQLRVQERLSIIQSRKADEDLFGPKNTDRMRYLSKDLPQEDKSRQKTLVREQLEQLRRERSFIMQCRRKR; from the exons agagacagagagaaactTGATTGCGTTCAGTCATACTGGGAACTCCCGCTGCTCAATGCGGGACATCTGGACGCGCTGCACCTAAACAACAACACTTCACCTGTCGCTAATGCTTCTGCGCTCAAGTGCGCACACCAACCCACACAG AGGAGGACACGGGCGGAAGAAGACATGAGAGGAGTGCGGCGTCTCCAAAAGGCAGCCAGACAGAGCTGGGCCAG acTTGTGACAGAAGGTGTGCAAAGCATACTGGCCTGTCTGTGGCCGGTTCAAAGCCCAGGGGTCAGAGGTGAAGCTTGGGGCTACGTGTCCTATTCAGACATCCTCCTCTTGAACGAAGTCAAGTACGATTTGGTGACTCGTTTGCTTTGCGCTGATATGCTGCAGGAGCACCACA gtgtgcatgtgtgggagGCTCTGACACCATGGCAACGTGAAAATGAAGAGTTTTGGCTTGAGGAGTTCGCAGACGAAGCTTTGGCGTCCGACGACATGATCGCTTTGGCTGAGCTGCCGGGAGCGTTTACTAGATACAG CGCTTGTCCTGAGTCCAGAGAAGAATGCTTCACAGCAGTTTCTCTCTTGTACAAATTAAACGCTTGTCGTCGACAAGAGAGGGAAGACCTAACAGCCTTAGTTGAGAG GCTGGACAAGGCGAGCCTCAGACTGTTGTGTTTGTACATTCGATCAGCAACACTCAGAGCTCAAAGAGAAAAAACGGCTTTGAGTGCATATTTGGCAGTCAGACAATCCTGGGACGCGTG GCCGCGTGTTCACAGTCCATGCAGAGAAGAGCAGGCTGCCGCATTACTACGCAGTGATGACGACGTGCAAGAACACATGACAGACTTCAACTCGCAGTCATCAAAGCAG GCATTACTACAGTTGCTAGTGCTGACTCAGCAGCAGGAGAGGACGCAGCTGGTCCGCCTGATACATGGAGTCACTTTGGAGGATGTACGAAAGCCAGCTCCCACAGACTCTCCTAAAACAA GTTGTATAAAGAAGCTGCAACAAATCTGCTCCTCCAGTAAGAATCAACCCCGGTGTGACATCAGCGGACCCCCAACAGAGTGGTCCCAGGGCCAGCTGGAACGAGGTGCCTTGTGTCTCTTGACGCATCTCCTGGAGATCCAGGAGAGGCAAACATCCTCATTCCTTTCGGCACTGTTGGACGAG AATGAGCATCCCCAAGTGCTGAGACCTGAGTACCAACCCAAACTCCAAGCGGAGCACCTGCACTCCAACCTGCTCCAACTCCTCAATCCAGATGCCCCTGATTCCAATTTGAGCAGTCGGGAGCAAGTTCCACATCAGTCCTGCACTAGTGGACCTGCGGAGGCCCAGAACCTCATTGCCGGACCACGTGGCTCTCAGACAGTAGCCGACGCAATTAGCACACAACTCGGTGGAGTCCAAGCTGAGGATGTACCTGATAAACAGGGTGTCTGCGCAG gCTGTGGCATGACACTGGGGGGTCTGCCCTATTTGGAGATCTTATGTGTTCCAGATACACTGAGTAAAACCGATGGCAAAGGGGGACAGGATGATGAGGAACAGGACGGCGAGACAAAGAAGCGCAACTGCGAGGAACAGGACTTGCTGATCCCTCTGGCTTGGAGCACACAGCTTGAGGACAACACAGGTCACGAGGGGGCACCTGCACATGCTGTTGATGACCAAATGCAGCCCTGTGGCGAGGGCGCCACAGCCAAACACACACTTGGCGCAAGCCGTGAAGAAGAGTTGAGCAAGCCTCAACCTGCAGAGCAACACTGCGGCCCACAGGAG CTCCACTTGGAAGAGGGGGCAGATAAAGAAAATGGCCTGCACACAAACCTGGTGCGTGGACAGCAGGCCTTGCTTGACTCTCTGGATGTGAACACAACTGACGAGGACAGAGACATGGCGAAGGATCTTAGAGCTCCTGAGCCCACCGCGCAGGCTACA GGCCACTGCAGCATAAATGAGAGTAAGGCAACAAAGGAGGGCGTCCGAGCAATGGAACCAGTGTCTGCAGTGGAGAGAGAAAAGACCATGCGTAAATTGGTGGATGTGCATCGCCGGGTGGAAAGGAAGCAGCAGAGGAACCGAGAGAGACAGCAGCTGAGG GTCCAGGAACGTCTGTCCATCATCCAGAGCAGAAAGGCAGATGAGGATTTATTTGGGCCGAAGAACACAGACAGGATGAGATACCTCAGTAAAGACCTACCACAA GAAGACAAGAGTCGGCAGAAGACGCTGGTCAGAGAACAACTGGAGCAGCTCAGAAGGGAACGGTCTTTTATCATGCAGTGCAGAAGAAAGAG GTAA